One window of the Halarcobacter mediterraneus genome contains the following:
- the frr gene encoding ribosome recycling factor, which yields MLNEIYEETKDHMEKSIESLKRDYKTLRTGKVSTTILDGVKIDYYGTPTPLSQVGSVTATDATTIVINPWEKNLLSDIEQAINAANIGVNPNNDGDLIKLFFPPMTMEQRQESAKQAKGMTDNAKVAIRNVRKHSNDKIKALHKEKEITDDENKKALEDIQKITDTYVSKADETLKAKEQEILTV from the coding sequence ATGTTAAATGAAATATACGAAGAAACTAAAGACCATATGGAAAAATCAATAGAATCATTAAAAAGAGACTACAAAACTTTAAGAACAGGTAAAGTAAGTACTACGATTTTAGATGGTGTAAAAATTGATTATTATGGAACACCAACACCATTATCACAAGTAGGTTCAGTAACTGCTACTGATGCAACAACTATTGTTATTAACCCATGGGAAAAAAATCTTTTAAGTGATATAGAGCAAGCAATTAATGCTGCAAATATTGGAGTTAATCCAAACAATGATGGAGATTTAATTAAATTGTTTTTCCCCCCAATGACAATGGAACAAAGACAAGAAAGTGCAAAACAAGCAAAAGGTATGACTGATAATGCAAAAGTTGCAATTAGAAATGTAAGAAAACATTCAAATGATAAAATCAAAGCTTTACATAAAGAAAAAGAAATAACTGATGATGAAAATAAAAAAGCTTTAGAAGATATTCAAAAAATTACAGATACATATGTTTCAAAAGCAGATGAAACTTTAAAAGCAAAAGAACAAGAAATTTTAACGGTTTAA
- the secG gene encoding preprotein translocase subunit SecG, whose amino-acid sequence MTSTLLIVQFVLAIILTITILLQKSSSIGLGAYSGSNDSLFGAKGPGNFLSKATMFLGLLFVINTVALGYIYNQQKMKSAVDSIKTDTLIPTTPKSDSTAPAAPTNAVPSVPTIPESK is encoded by the coding sequence ATGACATCTACACTTTTAATAGTTCAGTTTGTATTAGCAATTATTCTAACAATAACTATTTTATTACAAAAAAGTTCAAGTATAGGTCTTGGAGCATACAGTGGAAGTAATGATTCACTTTTTGGAGCAAAAGGACCAGGAAACTTTTTAAGCAAAGCAACAATGTTTTTAGGACTTCTTTTTGTTATAAATACAGTTGCACTAGGATATATTTATAATCAACAAAAGATGAAAAGTGCTGTAGATAGTATAAAAACTGACACTTTAATTCCAACTACACCAAAATCAGATAGTACAGCACCTGCTGCACCAACAAATGCTGTACCAAGTGTTCCTACTATCCCAGAAAGTAAATAA
- a CDS encoding methyltransferase has protein sequence MTNKNQFSKYAKEYKNHNIIQQIVAKSLIRELETKSKRILELGCGSGQVFKYINWNIDFYKAIDSSYEMCKLHPKADNIQVKCFDFDTEEFINEIKNDKYDIVLSSSALQWSKDLKKIIKVLSTITNEINAVLFTSNTFKTIHEITNTKSPILDENTIKEAFSSYFECEFETILYKLEFDSKKELFTYIKKSGVSPNASLPYQNAKKLYKEYTLNYLEFEVIFVKTISKL, from the coding sequence ATGACTAATAAAAATCAATTCTCAAAATATGCAAAAGAATATAAAAATCATAATATTATTCAACAAATAGTAGCAAAATCGTTAATACGAGAGTTAGAAACAAAATCAAAAAGAATACTTGAATTAGGATGTGGTTCAGGACAAGTTTTTAAATATATAAATTGGAATATAGATTTTTATAAAGCAATTGATTCTTCTTATGAAATGTGTAAATTACACCCAAAAGCAGATAATATTCAGGTTAAATGCTTTGATTTTGATACAGAAGAATTTATAAATGAAATTAAAAATGATAAGTATGATATTGTATTATCATCATCTGCATTACAATGGTCAAAAGACTTAAAAAAAATTATAAAAGTCCTAAGCACTATTACAAATGAGATTAATGCAGTTTTATTTACCTCAAATACTTTTAAAACAATACATGAAATTACTAATACAAAATCCCCAATATTAGATGAAAATACGATAAAAGAAGCTTTTTCTTCTTATTTTGAATGTGAGTTTGAGACTATCTTATATAAATTAGAGTTTGATAGTAAAAAAGAGTTATTTACTTATATTAAAAAATCAGGAGTAAGCCCAAATGCTTCTTTACCATATCAGAATGCTAAAAAACTTTATAAAGAATATACTTTAAACTATTTAGAGTTTGAAGTTATATTTGTTAAAACTATTTCTAAATTATAA
- a CDS encoding thiamine-phosphate pyrophosphorylase has protein sequence MINNNQTLRLIDANLNRLKEGIRVIEDIFRYSFNDKNTALKLKSLRHLCRVENYLEVLASRDVKNDVLRESIKSEQNRDDLNSILIANFKRAQESSRVLEELTKLTSIKTSENFKYIRYELYNLEIVLTNITSNSK, from the coding sequence ATGATAAACAATAATCAAACACTTAGACTTATAGATGCAAATTTAAATAGATTAAAAGAAGGTATTCGAGTTATTGAAGATATCTTTAGATATAGTTTCAATGATAAAAATACTGCATTAAAGCTTAAATCCCTTAGACATTTATGTAGAGTTGAAAACTATTTAGAAGTATTGGCTTCAAGAGATGTTAAAAATGATGTTCTTAGAGAATCAATAAAAAGTGAACAAAATAGAGATGATTTAAATTCTATTTTAATTGCAAATTTTAAAAGAGCACAAGAAAGTTCTCGAGTTCTTGAAGAACTTACAAAGCTAACATCTATAAAGACAAGTGAGAACTTTAAATATATAAGATATGAACTTTATAATTTAGAAATAGTTTTAACAAATATAACTTCAAACTCTAAATAG